From the genome of Methanocellales archaeon, one region includes:
- a CDS encoding PFL family protein codes for MLFSTEEILETIRMIAVEHLDIRTVTLGINLQGCASDDADVVSQRIHDKIVTTSERLVQEADSVESKYGLPIVNKRVAVTPIATLLDALVAGMSEEETACAGVKIAKSMDSAAKFVGIDFIGGYSALVHKGFTRGSTALINSIPKALTETETVCSSVNVASTKSGINMDAVIEMGKVIKIASKKPINCAKLVTFANAPPDNPFMAGAFHGSGEPEAVINVGISGPGVIRAVVDQVENVDLGTLAENIKRTSFKIARVGELVGREMAARLGVKFGIIDLSLAPAPIRGDSVANILEAMGLERCGTHGSTAALALLTDAVKKGGAMASSYVGGLSGAFIPVSEDAGMAEAVEKGAINLEKLEAMTSVCSVGLDMVVVPKDTTAETISAIIADECAIGVVNNKTTGVRIIPAGKEGDYVEFGGLLGRSPVLSIGKFCSANFVRRGGRIPAPIQSLTG; via the coding sequence ATGTTATTCAGCACAGAAGAAATTCTTGAAACGATCAGAATGATCGCAGTCGAACATCTCGATATACGCACGGTCACGCTTGGGATTAATCTCCAAGGATGCGCAAGCGATGATGCCGATGTTGTCAGCCAGCGCATACATGATAAAATTGTCACTACATCAGAGAGACTTGTTCAGGAGGCAGATTCCGTAGAATCCAAGTATGGCCTCCCCATAGTGAACAAGAGGGTTGCAGTCACTCCGATAGCAACGTTGCTTGATGCCCTTGTAGCGGGCATGTCTGAAGAGGAGACTGCTTGCGCAGGAGTAAAAATCGCAAAATCCATGGACTCGGCAGCAAAGTTCGTGGGCATTGACTTCATTGGAGGATATTCTGCCTTGGTTCACAAGGGCTTTACCAGAGGTTCTACGGCTTTAATCAACTCGATTCCCAAGGCTTTGACTGAGACGGAGACCGTTTGTTCCTCTGTAAATGTGGCTTCAACCAAAAGCGGCATCAACATGGATGCGGTCATCGAGATGGGAAAGGTCATTAAGATTGCCTCTAAGAAACCGATAAACTGTGCAAAGCTGGTGACCTTTGCGAATGCACCTCCGGATAATCCCTTTATGGCCGGGGCATTTCACGGCTCTGGTGAGCCCGAGGCAGTAATAAACGTGGGTATATCAGGTCCTGGTGTGATACGTGCAGTAGTTGATCAGGTCGAGAATGTGGATTTGGGCACTCTTGCAGAGAATATCAAGCGAACCTCATTTAAGATCGCACGTGTCGGCGAGTTGGTGGGAAGGGAAATGGCTGCTCGCCTTGGAGTGAAGTTTGGCATCATCGATTTATCGCTTGCACCTGCCCCGATCAGGGGCGATTCCGTCGCCAATATACTGGAGGCGATGGGCTTGGAAAGATGTGGCACTCACGGAAGCACTGCAGCCTTGGCACTGCTAACCGATGCAGTAAAGAAAGGTGGTGCGATGGCCTCTTCGTATGTGGGAGGTTTGAGCGGTGCATTTATTCCCGTAAGTGAAGATGCTGGAATGGCAGAAGCGGTCGAAAAAGGTGCGATCAACCTTGAAAAGCTGGAAGCGATGACATCGGTCTGCTCGGTGGGTTTGGACATGGTGGTAGTGCCAAAAGATACTACGGCGGAAACGATATCTGCCATAATAGCGGATGAATGTGCCATAGGTGTTGTCAATAACAAGACTACGGGCGTGCGGATTATTCCAGCTGGTAAGGAGGGTGACTATGTGGAGTTTGGCGGTTTGCTCGGAAGGTCTCCAGTGTTATCCATTGGAAAGTTCTGCTCTGCAAATTTTGTGCGCAGGGGGGGCAGGATACCAGCACCAATACAAAGCTTAACCGGCTAG
- a CDS encoding methylated-DNA--[protein]-cysteine S-methyltransferase, producing the protein MAKKQTGITFSKPLDCYVWIEASENSIESIEFRRFGEIKKLPITGDLTRYFSGKPVDFLKYDVCLEGFTPFEQAVLKETRKVPYGNRITYAELAKRVGNPRAARAVGNVLSKNHVPIVIPCHRVVGKGNIGGYSRDIEIKKRLLSLESRSVRDS; encoded by the coding sequence ATGGCGAAAAAGCAAACCGGCATCACATTCTCAAAACCCCTGGACTGCTATGTTTGGATAGAGGCTTCAGAAAATAGCATCGAATCTATCGAGTTTAGACGATTTGGAGAGATAAAAAAGCTGCCGATCACGGGCGATCTGACGCGATATTTCAGCGGCAAGCCAGTGGATTTTCTGAAATACGATGTATGTCTGGAAGGCTTTACGCCCTTTGAACAAGCGGTGCTGAAGGAGACCAGAAAAGTTCCCTATGGTAATAGGATCACCTATGCTGAGCTGGCCAAGCGTGTTGGAAACCCTAGAGCTGCACGCGCAGTTGGAAACGTGTTGAGCAAGAACCATGTCCCCATAGTCATCCCATGCCACAGAGTTGTTGGTAAGGGCAACATAGGTGGCTATTCAAGAGACATAGAGATTAAAAAGAGGCTGCTGAGTCTGGAGAGTCGGTCAGTGAGAGACTCTTAA
- a CDS encoding nicotinamide-nucleotide adenylyltransferase, whose protein sequence is MDRALYVGRFQPYHLGHHEVIKKIAKEVDELIVGIGSVQKSHTISDPFTGGERVMMVSRSLAELDIIYYVIPIADVDRHAIWVSHIQSLTPPFSIVYSNNPLVIGLFSETKIETRRSPLFKRSIYSGTEIRRRMLNDERWEDLVPKAVVEVIEEIDGVHRLKSLSLTDSPDSAASF, encoded by the coding sequence ATGGACAGAGCGCTCTATGTAGGTCGTTTCCAGCCCTATCATCTGGGACATCATGAGGTCATCAAAAAGATCGCAAAGGAAGTGGACGAACTCATCGTTGGCATCGGAAGCGTTCAAAAAAGCCACACCATTTCAGACCCTTTTACAGGTGGTGAAAGGGTTATGATGGTTTCACGCTCGCTTGCGGAACTTGACATCATCTATTATGTCATCCCGATAGCAGATGTGGATAGGCATGCAATTTGGGTATCGCATATACAATCGTTAACACCTCCGTTTAGCATCGTGTACTCCAATAACCCACTTGTCATCGGCTTATTCAGCGAAACAAAAATCGAAACAAGAAGATCGCCCCTATTCAAAAGAAGCATCTATTCTGGTACTGAGATCCGTCGTCGTATGCTCAACGATGAGAGATGGGAGGATTTAGTTCCCAAAGCCGTCGTTGAGGTTATCGAGGAGATTGACGGTGTGCATAGACTTAAGAGTCTCTCACTGACCGACTCTCCAGACTCAGCAGCCTCTTTTTAA
- a CDS encoding ribonuclease Z, whose product MLKVTFLGTGGTLPTTNRNPSAIIINRKGELMLFDCGEGTQQQMMRAKTGMKNLTSIFITHYHADHILGIPGLIQTMSFQGRTEPLHLYGPRWIHEFIQIMLALGYYKLSFEVKGYELRPGDVVERAEYTIKAIKTDHGIPSIGYVLEEKERLGRFNREKAIELGVPPGPLFSKLHSGETIFVGGKEIKSSQVVGPARRGRKVVYTGDTRPVDTIVEAARNADLLIHDGTLTHDILDWAIEAKHSTAKEAAETASKACVAELILTHISSRYSEDPSPILTEARSIFKNSHIAQELMEIVIPYPD is encoded by the coding sequence ATGTTAAAAGTAACCTTTCTGGGCACCGGTGGAACGCTTCCGACGACAAACCGAAACCCCTCTGCGATCATCATAAACAGAAAAGGCGAGCTCATGCTCTTCGACTGTGGGGAGGGGACTCAGCAACAGATGATGAGGGCCAAGACAGGTATGAAAAACCTTACATCCATTTTTATTACACATTACCACGCAGACCATATTCTTGGCATCCCAGGCTTGATCCAAACGATGTCCTTTCAAGGAAGAACAGAGCCATTGCACCTCTACGGTCCGCGTTGGATTCACGAGTTTATCCAGATAATGCTCGCGCTAGGTTATTACAAACTGAGCTTTGAAGTCAAGGGATACGAACTTCGACCCGGAGATGTTGTTGAGAGAGCCGAATATACGATCAAAGCGATAAAAACAGATCACGGCATCCCGAGCATTGGTTATGTGCTGGAAGAGAAGGAGAGATTAGGTAGGTTTAACAGGGAGAAAGCCATCGAGTTAGGCGTTCCACCCGGACCGTTGTTCTCAAAGCTACATTCCGGAGAGACGATCTTCGTTGGAGGAAAGGAAATCAAATCCTCTCAAGTGGTAGGTCCTGCACGCAGGGGAAGAAAAGTAGTCTATACCGGAGATACCCGCCCCGTCGATACGATAGTTGAGGCAGCAAGAAATGCAGATTTGCTTATCCATGATGGCACCTTAACCCATGATATACTGGACTGGGCGATTGAGGCAAAACACTCAACAGCTAAGGAGGCGGCAGAGACAGCATCAAAAGCCTGCGTAGCAGAGCTCATTCTAACGCATATTAGCTCACGCTATTCTGAGGATCCAAGTCCCATACTGACAGAGGCACGATCGATCTTTAAAAACTCGCATATTGCCCAGGAACTCATGGAAATCGTGATACCTTATCCGGATTAG
- a CDS encoding ACT domain-containing protein — MEKERAIITVNGVDHPGIIATITNVLADMDINIEDLSQTVLQDLFTMIMIVDLRGADVIELQDKLSKTGVKQGVRITVQHENIFKYMHRV, encoded by the coding sequence ATGGAAAAAGAAAGGGCGATAATCACGGTAAATGGTGTTGATCATCCAGGTATCATCGCAACCATCACCAATGTCCTTGCAGATATGGACATAAACATCGAGGACCTGAGCCAGACGGTCTTGCAGGACCTTTTCACCATGATCATGATTGTGGACCTCAGAGGGGCAGATGTTATAGAGTTGCAAGATAAGCTAAGCAAAACTGGGGTCAAGCAAGGTGTTCGAATTACGGTGCAGCACGAAAACATATTCAAATACATGCATAGGGTGTGA
- a CDS encoding THUMP domain-containing protein — MPVCFFAMVSNISLEMLIGYALMKIAFELSGEHATLPRAEVIACLESLNIDFREVAFMDQLLIVDVQDVPPIAKHLAMTHHILEVIFICPANIKSILRLVSNADLSIEDRTFCIRAKHIRGADLSSTALEKETGAIVHKKGYRVDLDNPDVMFHLVLTEDQCVFGRLIESVDRGQYELRKPKQRPFFHPGVLLPRLAHALVNISSVSDGILLDPFCGTGGILIEAALTGAQCVGMDVQQKMVLGTSLNLKYYDIGGLLIIGDACATPLRSEKVDAVVTDLPYGRSALIQARSLEHLYRCSLSEIYRVLKKNKKAVIVSQMPLDKLAEEVGFIVKESYQERVHRSLTRQIIVLQKQK; from the coding sequence ATGCCGGTTTGCTTTTTCGCCATGGTTAGTAACATATCCTTAGAGATGCTTATAGGATATGCGCTTATGAAGATCGCATTCGAACTCTCGGGAGAACATGCAACGCTGCCAAGAGCGGAGGTCATTGCTTGCCTGGAGTCCTTGAACATCGATTTTAGAGAGGTCGCGTTCATGGATCAATTGCTCATAGTCGATGTCCAAGATGTTCCACCAATTGCGAAGCATCTTGCCATGACCCACCATATCCTAGAGGTGATTTTCATTTGTCCCGCAAACATCAAGTCCATCCTGAGATTAGTCAGCAATGCTGACCTTAGTATCGAAGACAGAACTTTCTGTATTAGGGCAAAACACATTAGGGGTGCCGATTTAAGCTCTACAGCTCTGGAAAAAGAGACAGGAGCGATCGTTCACAAAAAGGGATATCGCGTGGATCTGGATAACCCAGACGTCATGTTTCATCTAGTGCTTACTGAAGATCAATGTGTGTTCGGGCGACTGATAGAGTCAGTAGATAGGGGTCAATATGAACTTAGAAAACCTAAGCAGAGACCGTTTTTCCATCCCGGCGTTTTACTGCCAAGATTGGCACATGCGTTGGTTAACATCTCATCCGTGAGCGATGGGATATTGCTAGATCCATTCTGTGGAACTGGCGGCATCCTCATAGAGGCTGCATTGACTGGCGCCCAATGCGTTGGCATGGATGTTCAACAAAAAATGGTGTTAGGTACGAGCCTAAACCTAAAGTATTATGATATAGGGGGTCTGCTAATAATTGGAGACGCATGTGCAACTCCCTTAAGGAGTGAAAAAGTGGATGCAGTCGTTACGGATCTTCCGTATGGCAGGTCTGCTTTGATTCAAGCCAGATCGTTGGAGCACCTGTATCGTTGTTCGTTGAGTGAAATATACAGGGTATTGAAAAAGAATAAAAAGGCAGTAATAGTATCACAAATGCCTTTGGACAAACTTGCTGAGGAGGTCGGCTTCATCGTTAAAGAGAGTTACCAGGAGCGCGTCCATAGGAGCTTAACTCGCCAGATAATCGTATTACAAAAACAAAAGTAA
- a CDS encoding HAD-IB family phosphatase, translated as MAFNSSHKYRLIAFDMDGTLVKEKNSWGTLHQYFGTKDKAQNNKEEYVGGGISYAEFMLKDAALWLPFKPTKGQMEQALSSYTLMPHSEQVIKKLKEEDIETVIVTGGLDILARKVATRLGIENVLANSFVFDDDGYLTEKEICNVDVMRKDTALGRFVQELNIPLSKCIAVGDSNYDAEFLKCAGLGIAFDPDPVLSKSASVVIYDLREILRYI; from the coding sequence ATGGCATTCAATTCATCGCATAAGTACAGGCTGATAGCCTTTGATATGGATGGTACGCTGGTCAAAGAAAAAAATTCCTGGGGGACCCTTCACCAATATTTTGGCACCAAGGATAAAGCACAAAATAATAAGGAAGAATACGTTGGTGGAGGGATAAGCTATGCAGAATTTATGCTAAAGGATGCAGCTCTCTGGCTTCCCTTTAAGCCTACCAAGGGGCAGATGGAGCAAGCTCTCTCCAGCTATACGCTGATGCCTCATTCAGAGCAGGTCATAAAAAAGCTCAAGGAAGAGGACATTGAAACCGTAATAGTCACTGGCGGACTTGATATATTGGCGAGAAAAGTAGCAACTAGATTGGGTATTGAGAATGTGCTGGCAAATAGCTTTGTTTTTGACGATGACGGGTATCTAACAGAAAAAGAGATTTGCAACGTTGATGTCATGAGAAAAGATACGGCACTAGGGCGTTTTGTGCAAGAGCTAAACATCCCCCTTTCAAAATGCATAGCTGTGGGTGATAGCAACTATGACGCTGAGTTTTTGAAGTGTGCAGGCTTGGGAATCGCCTTCGATCCCGATCCAGTGCTGTCAAAATCTGCATCTGTGGTGATATACGACCTCAGGGAAATCTTACGATATATCTGA